The genome window GCAAAAACAAAATCATGGTCGGTCCGTCAAATCCATAAATCAAGGTTCAGTTTTATTTAATCGGTGAATAATCCGTTGGGTTCATGTAGACGGATTCAACCTTTGTCGTCAGGGAACCATCTTTTTCCGACGCTTCTTTCACCTTCACCCAGTTTGGATCTTTACGGAATTCATCGAAGTGCGCTTTACCTTCGGCTTCGCTGGGGTGCGCCAGAATATAGACCAGCTTAGGCTGACCACCCTCTTTCTCCTGCGTAACCCAGTAGCCGATATGCGTCATACCGTGTTTGCTGAACAGCTTTATCGTATGGTCGCGGAAGCGTGAAAGCAGAGCATCCAACTTGCCGGGCGCTGGCGTGTAGGTCCGCAGTTCGAACGTCCGTTCCGGCGATTTTGTACCGGTTTTTACCTTGGGCGAAATGTCTGATTCGGTCATGAAAATCTGATCAACATGATCGACCAGCTTACCATTCGCTTCGGTCTTCGCCACAACGGCTTTCCATTCCGGATCGCTGCCGAAGGCTTTCCAGGACGCATCGCGGGCTTCACGGCTGGGGTAAGCCAGAATGTAGATCAATTCTTTGCGGGAAGTGTCGGTCGGCGTCCAGTAGCCGATATTTTCCATACCGTGTTTCTCGAAAATCTTTGTCGTGTACTGACGAAAGCGATCAACGATTTCGGCGTATTTGCCGGGTGTCGGGTGGTAAATTCTGACCTCGTAAAACTTGGAACTGGGTTTTCCGGGGTTGGCAGTAGCCATCAGTGCTGTGCTGACCAGTAAGCCAAAGGTGAGCAGCGAATAAAGTTTATACATCGTGTTAAGCAAAGGAAATAGCCGGTTATAAGTTACTCAATTTTACCGCAATTTCTTTGCAAAAAAAGCAGACTGGTGCGTATAGGCTTGTAAAACAGTGATGAAGTTCTATTTTTGTTGGTCACCCTCCGTGATAACCCAATTCTTTTACTTATGCTGAGCCGCGTTGCTAACTCTGTTTACTGGATGCATCGCTACATCGAACGGGCCGAAAACTATGCCCGTTTTATGAGCGTTAATTTCAATCTGGCCCTTGATTTGCCGCCTAACGTGAATCAGCAATGGGAACCGCTGCTCATCGCTACGGCCGATAACACGCTGTTTGCCAAGTTCTACAAAGAACCGACGCGTGAGAACGTCATTCAGTTCATGACCTTCGACAAGCGTAATCCAAACTCCATTGTTGCATGTTTGAGCTACGCCCGCGAGAATGCCCGGACAATCCGCGAAGTGATCTCGAAGGAAATGTGGGAGCACCTGAACCAATTCTACCTGCGCGTGCGCGAAACATCGCCCAAACAGCAGTGGGGTGAAGTGCAGACGCAAAACTTTTTCACGGACATTCGCAACGATACGCAGCTCTTTTACGGCATCATCGACGCGACGATTACCCGAAATGAAGCCTGGCATTTTGGCCGATTAGGCCGTTTTCTGGAACGTGCCGACAAAACATCCCGTTTTCTGGATGTAAAATACTTTACCCTGCTTCCCGAAGTGGAAGCCGTAGGGTCGACGCTCGATCTGATGATTTGGTCGGCTGTGCTCAAATCGGTGAGTGCTTATAACATGCACCGTCAGCAATACCGTTCGCTGACACCATCCAGCATTGTCGAGTTTCTTATTCTAGACAAGATGTTTCCCCGGGCCGTTGCGCACTGCATTCGGCAGGCTGAATTATCGCTCTACGAGATTTCGGGCAATCACATCACAAATGGCTTTGGCAACTCGGCGGAGCGAACGCTTTCTAAACTGCGTGCCGAAATTGAGTTTACCGAAACGGCCGACATCTTCAAAACGGGCTTGCACCAGTATCTTGATAGTTTTCAGACGCGTACGAATGAAATCGGAACGACGATTTTCGAAACCTATTTCGATCTGAAACCTATAGAAGTTTAGTCCGGTCAATTTCGTGTCTACCGCGATTGGTGCTGGTAAAGAATAATAGCTGTTAAGCTAAGTCATGCGGATGCTTGTAGCGCGGGTGAAAATCCGCGACTTTTCAGTCAATTATCGCGGGTTTCCACCCGCGTTACAAGCGTCCGTATTACGCCAACACTACCTGGATTCAATACATGATCGGGAACGAGATCGCAATATAAGCTAGTCCGGCCCGGTTCCTGAAACGGTCATTATCAGCAACAACGTTACGATTATTCGCGGTGATTTCGGTTGTCAGCCATTGATAGCCAACCTTGGCCGCAAAGCGCTGACTGATCCGAACACGAGCATATAGCTCTGTCGATAGGGTGCCGATGTTGTTATCGCCCAGCAAGCGTACGTTAAAAAAGCCGGGTCGAACCCGCTGAAACGTGTTTGCTCCCTGAAAATACAGCGTTGAATCGGCGCCTGTGGGTGTCGTCAGCGTATATTGTCCATCCGATGATCGGTAACGGCCTGTTCTCGATTTGCCGAAGGTAAAGCCTAGAAGGTCGGCACTGGCTCCCAGTTCAACAATGCCTAGATTGACCTGTGCCCGAACGCCAACGTTTACGGAGGTCATGGTTACGTAATCAAGACGAACGGTATCGATATTTGGGATGATCAGTGGACCAGACAACGCGTTAAAGCCACTTTTTCCACGGGTCAGCCGGGCGGGAGCGGTATAGTAATTTAGATTATCCCCGTAAAAAGCGCCTAAACGCAGCGTCCAGCCAAATGA of Spirosoma agri contains these proteins:
- a CDS encoding NIPSNAP family protein, with the protein product MYKLYSLLTFGLLVSTALMATANPGKPSSKFYEVRIYHPTPGKYAEIVDRFRQYTTKIFEKHGMENIGYWTPTDTSRKELIYILAYPSREARDASWKAFGSDPEWKAVVAKTEANGKLVDHVDQIFMTESDISPKVKTGTKSPERTFELRTYTPAPGKLDALLSRFRDHTIKLFSKHGMTHIGYWVTQEKEGGQPKLVYILAHPSEAEGKAHFDEFRKDPNWVKVKEASEKDGSLTTKVESVYMNPTDYSPIK
- a CDS encoding alpha-E domain-containing protein; translation: MLSRVANSVYWMHRYIERAENYARFMSVNFNLALDLPPNVNQQWEPLLIATADNTLFAKFYKEPTRENVIQFMTFDKRNPNSIVACLSYARENARTIREVISKEMWEHLNQFYLRVRETSPKQQWGEVQTQNFFTDIRNDTQLFYGIIDATITRNEAWHFGRLGRFLERADKTSRFLDVKYFTLLPEVEAVGSTLDLMIWSAVLKSVSAYNMHRQQYRSLTPSSIVEFLILDKMFPRAVAHCIRQAELSLYEISGNHITNGFGNSAERTLSKLRAEIEFTETADIFKTGLHQYLDSFQTRTNEIGTTIFETYFDLKPIEV